The nucleotide window ATCTCCTGCTCCAGACGGCTCTTGATGTCCAGCAACATGGCGTAATCGCGTCCCTGTTGCTCAATGCTAGCCCGCATTTGACTCAGCTCACATTCCAGCATGTTGATTTGGTTCTGGTAGCCTGCTAGCATAGAGCTGTACCTATTCTCTGTTTCTGCCAATGAGTTCTCCAGCGCCCCTTTCTGTTTAAACAATGAAGACAAGCACAAAGATCTTAATAAAGCATGTTTGGTCTGATTTCTTCAAGTCTTATGTCACTGTTTCCTGCCTTTGAGAGTTATCGCACTCTACAGTCCACTTGTGTCTCACCATGCTGAGTTGAGACTGTAGCTCAATCTCCAGACTCTGCAAAGTGTTTCTGAGCTCTGTGATCTGTGACCTGGTGGTTTGTATGATTTCTGTGCTCTGGGCCACCTCTTTGGTCAATGGTGCCGTCTAAAAGAGAGACAAAAACACCATACATCACAATCCAGGCAATACTTCAAGTGACAAGCTGGAATAATCAAATTAGTTCAGTATTTCAGTAATAActagtatttagaactttatttttcttttgagttctcaaaactgacacattttaagtaaccttaattgttttaagttttatgaactagtttcttttaatttagactaaCTTAAATGTGACtaaaactgggctgggatttctatttctACCTTtttttgccatgacactcaaaacaAACAGTAGCTTAAATGCCAAAAATATAAGTGTTTTTATATATGGAGAGGACACTACAGGAAACTGATACAGTTGTCCTGGTGAGGATgacaaatattatattatttattacatatatataGCAAGAGCCATCAAAGCATTTTGTAACCAATTAGCAAGGTTAGTTAAAGCTAGTCAAGTTtccactacactgtaaaaaattatttagaaaaaaagttacctgccttaaaattttgagttcattgaaattgaaattttgagttaaaacaatgaacattttttgagattcgacaacctttattaaaatattattaaaagatttttttaagcatgttgggtaattgtgtgtgttatttctgatgatgcagtgaaacatgccaaatagtgctattttcatgatttatcaaattttttatgtggttcagatacaaaaatattttgagtttctatttattaaacaaatttccttcattgtatcaactcaaatttttaatttcaataaactcaaaattttaaggcaatcaggttacttacttttttaagttaaaccaacaaaaaacaaccaattttttttacagtgtaccattTGCGATTACATGATATTTATAAGCTTATTCAAATTAGCCTACTCAAATATGTCAAGTTCAGAGAAATTTTAATGAATGATTACAAAATAGAAATCTGCTTACttaaacatttcttaactttaaAAATTGAGATAACTAATTGAATTATTCTGGTTTACAGTGTGGTTTATTATTCAGTCAAATGAGGGGCTTTAATGTATAAAGGCAAAGTATGTTTTACAACCAACAGATTTAATGAGACAGAAGAGGTCTTACCTGGTTTTTAAACCATTCTTCCTGTTCCCTGCGGTGTTTCGTTATGATGGTTTCGTAATGAGCACGAATATCCTCCAGAACCTTGTTCAGGTCTTGCTGAGGAGCAGCATCAACCTCTACGTTCACTGTGCCTGTCAGCTGAGACCTCAGAGCAGCCAGCtcctataatataatataatataatataatataatataataatataatataatatacaaaaatgtaatgatCAGTCATGATTCTTTGTATGAAACTTCTACAAACCTCCTGGTGGTTCTTCTTCATGAAGGCCAGCTCTTCCAGCAGACTCTTGATCTGACTCTCCAGGTCAGCCTTTGTCAGGTTGGTCTGGTCCAGCAAGCGACGCAGGTTAGCGATGTCGGACTCCACGCACTGGCGCATCATCACCTCAtgctcaaatctgattggtggagaggtcACACAGGGTATTAAACTCACCAATCAATGTTTAAACAGTTTGGGATCTGTAGGACTTTTAaacatgctttttttatttttttattttttaagtctcATTTGTTCACCaatgttgcatttatttgattaaaataattgatattttagtttttactttagtttatatatacatatacaaacaCTTATGTCTAAGTTAGTGGTCAACACTGTTTAACTTACTTCATCCTGAAGTCATCAGCAGCCAGTTTAGAGTTGTCGATCTGCAGGAGGATGTTGGCGTTGTGGATGGTAGCATTTTTAATCTGAAAGGTAGAATATTGATATATTAATTGAATACATTAGAGCATATAAAGATACAGATCATCAGAACCTGAAGTGATTATCTGCAGTCTGTTTTTAGCTTTATGCAAAGAAATGTCATTAGAATGTTCTGCTCATGTGTCATTCAGAGATCACTGTACCTTGTCCTTCAGGTCCTTGATGGTGTTCCAGTAGGCGCTGTAGTCTCTCTGTGCAATCGGCCCCTTCTTATCATAGTACTCGCGGATCTGCCTCTCCAGAGCGGCATTGGCGACTTCCAGGGAGCGCACCTTCTCGAGGTAGGACGCCAGACGGTCGTTCAGGTTCTGCATGGTGGCCTTCTCATTCAGCTGGAAGTCCCCAGTACCGCCTCCAGCCATTAAGCCTCCTGTATATCCTCCTCCACCAAGTACTCCACCGTATCCTCCACCGTATCCTCCACCATATCCTCCACCGTATCCTCCACCATATCCTCCACCGTATCCTCCACCGTGTCCTCCACCGTGTCCTCCACCGTGTCCTCCACCGTATCCTCCACCAAAACCGTATCCTCCACCACCACCTCCAATTCTGGAATGCAGCAAGG belongs to Pseudorasbora parva isolate DD20220531a chromosome 22, ASM2467924v1, whole genome shotgun sequence and includes:
- the LOC137057830 gene encoding keratin, type I cytoskeletal 19-like codes for the protein MSVSVRSTTSKGPKTVTSKSIITKSRGSSSGFPHKAFSVHGGGFGGSTRISSSLLHSRIGGGGGGYGYGGGYGGGYGGGYGGGYGGVLGGGGYTGGLMAGGGTGDFQLNEKATMQNLNDRLASYLEKVRSLEVANAALERQIREYYDKKGPIAQRDYSAYWNTIKDLKDKIKNATIHNANILLQIDNSKLAADDFRMKFEHEVMMRQCVESDIANLRRLLDQTNLTKADLESQIKSLLEELAFMKKNHQEELAALRSQLTGTVNVEVDAAPQQDLNKVLEDIRAHYETIITKHRREQEEWFKNQTAPLTKEVAQSTEIIQTTRSQITELRNTLQSLEIELQSQLSMKGALENSLAETENRYSSMLAGYQNQINMLECELSQMRASIEQQGRDYAMLLDIKSRLEQEIATYRSLLENQDIKTQIPAGSHSGSSGGSHTVSSGGSHTVSTGGSHTTTTGGPKIQIKQTTTSHRTY